A genomic region of Colletotrichum destructivum chromosome 5, complete sequence contains the following coding sequences:
- a CDS encoding Putative histidine phosphatase superfamily, clade-1: MPVQIHLVRHAQGFHNLSLENEAIRDPLLTDLGKQQCAALRAAFPHHARLTHLVASPLRRTLHTCLLGFASDAAAPVGKSLRVLALPEVQEVSDAPCDTGSAVADIEAEFAGRVDFGRVPADWTDKSSPESRWEPTLEKLEKRSAEARRALRELVGDVRGDDHVVVVTHGGILHFLTDDWYGIGAKKATGWENTEFRSYEFADPTGQDPNAFLTETQESWERRQGDNSRPTPEQQAELRQTFYREMEPYLKYSPERGWMQ, encoded by the exons ATGCCCGTCCAGAtccacctcgtccgccacgCCCAGGGCTTCCACAACCTCTCGCTCGAGAACGAGGCCATCCGCGACCCCCTCCTCACGGACCTGGGCAAGCAGCAGtgcgccgccctccgcgccgcctTCCCCCACCACGCCCGCCTCACACACCTCGTCGCCAGCCCCCTCCGCCGCACCCTGCACACCTGCCTCCTGGGCTTCGcctccgacgccgccgcccccgtcggTAAGTCCCTCCGTGTCCTCGCCCTGCCCGAGGTGCAGGAGGTCTCGGACGCGCCCTGCGACACGGGGTCCGCTGTCGCCGATatcgaggccgagttcgccggccgcgtcgactTCGGCAGGGTCCCCGCAGACTGGACCGACAAATCGAGCCCGGAGTCCAGGTGGGAGCCCAcgctcgagaagctggagaagaggtcggccgaggcgaggcgggcgctgagggagctcgtcggcgacgtgcGCGGTGACGATCACGTCGTGGTCGTCACGCACGGCGGTATCCTTCACTTCTTGACTGACGATTGGTACGGTATCGGAGCTAAGAAAG CAACTGGCTGGGAGAACACTGAGTTCAGATCGTACGAATTCGCGGATCCCACCGGCCAGGACCCTAATGCGTTCCTGACGGAGACGCAGGAGAGCTGGGAGCGTCGCCAGGGCGACAACTCTCGTCCGACGccggagcagcaggccgagtTGAGGCAGACCTTCTACCGCGAAATGGAGCCTTACCTCAAGTACAGCCCCGAGAGAGGCTGGATGCAATGA
- a CDS encoding Putative chaperonin TCP-1, chaperonin Cpn60/GroEL/TCP-1 family, groEL-like apical domain superfamily yields MAMNLDMANAAVMKDEQGRPFIVVRDQGKKKRQYGNEAVKNHILAARTVANIVKTSLGPRGLDKILISPDGDITVTNDGATILQQMEISNHVAKLLVELSKSQDDEIGDGTTGVVVLAGALLEQAAELIDKGIHPIRIADGYDQACDIAVSELDNISDVIEFSKEDTANLLKVARTSLGSKIVSKAHDQFSQIAVDAVLSVADLERRDVDFELIKVDGKVGGALEDTMLVKGVIIDKDFSHPQMPSEVRDAKIAILTCAFEPPKPKTKHKLDITSVEEYKKLQSYEREKFIEMIQQIKDSGANLALCQWGFDDEANHLLLQNGLPAVRWVGGPEIELVAIATNGRIVPRFEDLKPEKLGTAGVVREMTFGTTREKMLVIEECANTRAVTVFVRGSNKMIIDEAKRSLHDALCVVRNLVKDNRVVYGGGAAEIACSLAVEDAAVKTPGLEQYAMRAFAEALDAVPMALAENSGLNPIATLAEVKSQQVKAGSDVRGRLGVDCMARGSNDMKDAFVIDPLISKKQQLQLATQLCRMVLKVNNVIVAGSGEEDF; encoded by the exons ATGGCTATGA ACCTCGACATGGCCAATG CGGCCGTCATGAAGGACGAGCAGGGCCGTCCTTTCATCGTTGTTAGAGA tcaaggaaagaagaagagacaatACGGCAATGAAGCTGTCAAGAACcacatcctcgccgcccggaCGGTCGCGAACATTGTCAAGACCTCTCTCGGCCcccgcggcctcgacaagatcCTCATCTCCCCCGACGGAGACATCACAGTGACGAACGACGGTGCCACGATTCTGCAACAGATGGAGATCTCCAACCACGTCGCCAAGTTGCTGGTAGAGCTGTCCAAGTCGCAAGATGACGAGATCGGTGACGGCACCACCGGTGTCGTTGTTCTTGCCGGGGCCCTCCTGGAGCAAGCGGCGGAGCTGATCGACAAGGGCATTCACCCTATTCGCATCGCGGACGGATACGACCAGGCCTGCGACATCGCTGTGTCGGAACTGGACAATATTTCAGACGTCATCGAGTTCAGCAAAGAAGATACTGCCAACCTGTTGAAGGTAGCACGGACAAGTTTGGGCAGCAAGATCGTCTCCAAGGCGCACGACCAGTTCTCCCAGATCGCAGTGGACGCCGTCCTCTCGGtggccgacctcgagcggAGAGACGTTGACTTCGAGCTAATCAAGGTTGACGGCAAGGTCGGAGGAGCTTTGGAGGATACTATGCTCGTCAAGGGTgtcatcatcgacaaggaCTTCTCGCATCCTCAGATGCCCTCAGAGGTCAGGGACGCCAAGATTGCCATCCTGACCTGCGCCTTCGAGCCCCCCAAGCCTAAGACGAAGCACAAGCTCGACATTACCAGCGTCGAGGAGTACAAGAAGTTGCAGAGCTACGAGCGCGAGAAGTTTATCGAGATGATTCAGCAGATCAAGGACTCGGGCGCCAACCTTGCGCTTTGCCAGTGGGGtttcgacgacgaggcgaaCCACCTTCTGCTCCAGAACGGTCTCCCTGCCGTGCGGTGGGTTGGTGGCCCCGAGATCGAGTTGGTGGCTATTGCGACAAACGGCCGTATCGTGCCTCGCTTCGAGGACctcaagcccgagaagctcggTACCGCAGGCGTTGTCAGAGAAATGACCTTTGGCACAACAAGAGAAAAGATGCTGGTTATCGAGGAGTGTGCCAACACCCGCGCGGTGACCGTCTTTGTCCGCGGCAGCAACAAGATG ATCATCGATGAGGCCAAGCGCTCTCTCCACGACGCCCTTTGCGTCGTGCGCAACCTGGTCAAGGACAACCGCGTCGTCTACggtggcggtgccgccgagatcgcctGCTCCCTGGCAGTCGAGGACGCTGCGGTCAAGACTCCCGGCCTTGAGCAGTACGCCATGCGCGCGTTCGCCGAGGCTCTCGATGCCGTCCCGATGGCGCTGGCCGAGAACAGCGGTCTGAACCCCATCgcgacgctggccgaggtgaAGAGCCAGCAGGTCAAGGCAGGCTCCGACGTTCGCGGCAGGCTCGGCGTGGACTGCATGGCTCGCGGCAGCAACGACATGAAGGATGCGTTCGTCATCGACCCCCTTATCagcaagaagcagcagctACAGCTCGCGACACAACTATGCAGAATGGTGCTGAAGGTCAACAACGTCATTGTTGCCGGgtccggcgaggaggacTTTTAA
- a CDS encoding Putative HBS1-like protein, giving the protein MSRHQAVRNLDYDEALDEYEGEDFDDENEADQLSPEDRDAMNVGTATVQSALGPDADKVTAQQIQDALWYYYYDIDKTVSYLQKKFVAPPPAPKQEPKKAKDDGFGLESMGGEVTDYDIATVPAYPIRQTVSLSPSSFFHGIPWMNIPSNRQAVLVPPRPLPGGLLGGGEGPKLSKLQALAAARKKKAATEAKNPDDKVDRAEKRMSTLAIDESSKGGQRPGSSILAKRQKLAADSASGAQAATLVSRPRQDEPAPGPSGMDVDDAPSPGNIDEAEVDCLVVPPTRPSAFAQTLFGSAQNSAAASQTYTLPYMDSSTFVPSAFSQPSPDDIVLAAQAKAGTKFDAAAAKSATKKVVTKPTGSQTPTGEMKQLQLDDSAAPKNKKLNVLKEFEKSENKRSASFVVVGHVDAGKSTLMGRLLLELKYIEQHLIDRYRRQGEKTGKSSFALAWVMDQREEERERGVTIDIATNQFETEKTRFTILDAPGHRDFVPNMIAGASQADFAILVIDANTGAFEKGLKGQTREHALLLRSLGVQRVIVAVNKLDMVGWSKDRFDEISEQVTGFMKGNGFQLKNVTFVPISGLTGANLAQRPDDEALSWYDGPTLIEALEDSDPMARALEKPFRMSISEIYRTQQSQLTVAGRIESGTVQNGEALIIQPSGEPASIRSIEVDGEVQDWAVAGQNVNIGLYGIDPIHVRVGDIISTKAAPIETSDTLTMKVLAFDHLMPMPVDVHRGRLHAAGRVEAIPAVLDKLTGSTVKKNPKIVQPGKVARVVVKLESKVPLEAGQRVVLRSGGETIAAGLLE; this is encoded by the exons ATGTCGCGCCACCAGGCAGTTCGCAATCTCGACTACGatgaggccctcgacgagtACGAAGGCGAAGATTTTGATGATGAGAACGAGGCCGATCAGCTCAGCCCCGAGGATCGCGATGCCATGAATGTTGGAACCGCAACAGTGCAAAGCGCGCTGGGTCCTGACGCCGACAAAGTGACGGCGCAGCAAATTCAGGATGCACTGTGGTACTACTACTATGACATTGATAAGACAGTGTCATATCTGCAGAAGAAATTCGTTGCGccgcccccagccccaaAGCAGGAGCCTAAAAAGGCCAAGGATG ATGGTTTTGGTCTTGAGAGCATGGGTGGTGAGGTAACGGACTACGACATCGCAACTGTTCCAGCATATCCCATACGACAGACGGTTTCCCTTTCTCCGTCTTCATTTTTCCATGGCATCCCTTGGATGAATATACCCAGCAACCGACAGGCTGTCCTCGTCCCGCCCCGGCCTCTGCCTGGCggtctcctcggcggcggcgaaggtcCAAAGCTTTCCAAGTTGCAGGCATTGGCTGCGGCGcgaaagaagaaggcggcaaCGGAGGCGAAAAATCCAGACGACAAGGTCGACCGAGCGGAGAAGAGAATGTCAACTTTGGCTATCGATGAGTCATCGAAGGGGGGTCAGAGACCCGGCTCTAGCATCCTCGCCAAACGACAGAAGCTGGCAGCAGACTCGGCCTCGGGAGCTCAAGCTGCGACGCTCGTTTCGCGGCCACGACAGGACGAACCTGCGCCAGGTCCATCTGGTAtggatgttgatgatgcgcCATCTCCTGGAAATAttgacgaagccgaggtTGACTGTTTGGTGGTGCCTCCGACAAGACCATCTGCCTTTGCTCAGACACTCTTTGGGTCTGCTCAGAattctgccgccgcctctcaGACGTACACTCTGCCGTACATGGACTCTTCCACCTTTGTGCCTAGTGCTTTCTCCCAGCCGAGCCCCGATGACATCGTGCTCGCAGCTCAGGCGAAAG CGGGCACTAAGTtcgacgctgctgccgccaagAGCGCCACCAAGAAAGTTGTCACCAAACCGACAGGCTCCCAGACGCCTACTGGTGAGATGAAACAGCTTCAGCTAGACGACTCGGCAGCtcccaagaacaagaagctGAACGTTCTCAAGGAGTTTGAGAAGAGCGAGAACAAAAGGAGTGCCAGctttgttgttgtcg GCCACGTCGATGCTGGAAAGAGTACGCTGATGGGCAGGCTACTTCTGGAACTGAAGTATATTGAACAACATCTTATCGACCGGTATCGAAGACAGGGTGAGAAGACGGGAAAGTCTTCGTTTGCCCTCGCATGGGTGATGGATCAACGAGAGGAAGAGCGCGAGCGAGGTGTCACCATTGACATCGCCACCAACCAGTTTGAAACCGAGAAGACACGTTTCACAATCCTCGACGCCCCAGGCCACAGAGACTTCGTACCCAATATGATCGCCGGAGCCAGTCAAGCAGACTTTGCGATTCTCGTCATCGATGCCAACACGGGAGCTTTCGAGAAGGGTCTTAAGGGTCAGACCAGAGAGCATGCTCTCCTGCTGAGAAGTCTGGGGGTGCAAAGAGTCATTGTTGCTGTCAACAAGCTGGACATGGTGGGGTGGTCAAAGGATCGATTCGACGAGATCTCAGAGCAAGTCACTGGATTCATGAAGGGCAACGGGTTCCAGCTTAAGAACGTCACTTTTGTGCCCATATCCGGGCTTACTGGTGCCAACCTGGCGCAGCggccggacgacgaggctCTTTCTTGGTACGATGGCCCAACACTGATCGAGGCGCTGGAAGATTCGGATCCGATGGCGAGAGCACTCGAGAAGCCATTCCGGATGTCTATTTCGGAAATCTACCGGACGCAACAGAGTCAGCTTACTGTGGCCGGGCGGATAGAATCTGGCACGGTGCAAAACGGAGAGGCGTTGATTATTCAGCCAAGTGGAGAGCCGGCATCAATACGATCGATCGAAGTGGATGGCGAGGTGCAAGACTGGGCAGTCGCAGGGCAAAATGTCAACATTGGCCTGTACGGCATCGACCCGATCCACGTGCGGGTGGGCGACATCATTAGCACCAAGGCAGCGCCCATCGAGACGAGCGATACATTGACGATGAAGGTACTGGCCTTTGACCACTTGATGCCGATGCCAGTAGACGTTCATCGCGGTCGCCTGCACGCCGCGGGCAGAGTGGAGGCCATCCCAGCCGTGTTGGACAAGTTGACAGGAAGCACGGTGAAGAAGAACCCCAAGATCGTGCAGCCGGGCAAGGTCGCGCGGGTTGTCGTTAAGCTGGAGTCCAAGGTGCCGTTGGAGGCGGGGCAGCGAGTGGTGCTAAGAAGCGGCGGAGAGACAATTGCTGCAGGGCTACTGGAGTAA